The nucleotide sequence atattccaatgtgaacgttgaagaccgagtaaagcggcttcaacggcttcttgtgaacgacttggaccgagtcttcagtagaaaaggtcttcatgaacgttgctagcttctaacccacgtgccTGCACATAATCTGTTAGTAaccctgaggataccattcaggatgttaccaatatcctgaatcagcatcccggatgtgaacagatatcatataagcaagatataattcaagataattctcaggatatgggctcaggaTTTCACCAATAACAACTTTGATGAAAAATCTTTGTATAAAATCACTTGAGTCTTGAGATATAGCCAATTAGATTGACTCTCAACAACAAAGCATTCACGTATGCCTATAGTGATATATACATTTACGTTGTTGTTTCATTAATACCATGTATTGGGATACTCTCCCAAATTGAGGACCAAGCCTCCATATAGTTTAAACAACATTGATGGTGGTAGAAGCATCTACAAGTCCATCACTACTGTAAATTTCCATTAATAAATTTctaaatttattaaaacatttACAATAATAACATATATTTCTTTCATATGGTATATTCTTTGAAAACTTACATGTGCATTTCCATGTTGATGCTCTCAACATTAGATGACATATCTCGTTTTCGTGTATTCCATCTCAAACCATACACCACATTTCTCACGACGCCGTTATGCATTTGATGTTTGATTTGTGACTTATTACATAAGTCATGACCACAACCCGCTCGTTGTGTTTGTGTAAattactttttacactttgtataaaaatgtgtatcCTTTTGACAACTTAATAGTAGTCCAAAATAACGGATACACCAATGATATCTAAACATCAAAAGCCAAAGTGTTATTATCTTCAACACTTTTTACCGAAATAAACGCAATTATTTCGTTCAGTGTCATGTTTTGAGGTACTCCCTTATCTTGGAACTCTAAACTTGAATAATCACAAGTTGTCCAAAGTATAAAGTTGTTTACAATTAACTACTCGCAAGTAGTTAAGCAACTTATTATGTCTATAACAACATCgagttgtttttcaccaaatagtCTCTCCAAGACTATTATATGGTTCAAGACGTTATACTTTGCAAAGACATGTTTTATTCGTTCAAAATATTTCTCATTTTTgcaagtggggggggggggtaattgcACGGACCTCCCATCCGCCGGAGTGTTCTCACTCCGCAAGCTAGTACCGTCCCAATATTGCCTGGCGGTGAATACCCCTACCGGAATCCGAAGAACCTGGCCGTGGGATGCGGGCGCCAggattcgaacccgggtctctACGAAAGAGAGGGGTGGGACTGGCCAACTGGGACACCCCAGAAGGTTCGTTTTTGCAAGTGTTTTAATATTAAACTATATATTAATGTTTTGATTACAAATCAAGACAATAAACCTTATAatagtttaataaataaaacaatttcaaactcgcccgtttgaaaataaaacgaatacACATCGTTTTAATAAATGGTTTATCATATTCAAACCACTTCTAACCGCTGTTAGATAATAACGATTATCAATCGTTAAAAAGAGTGGTTTGTATGATAACCAAACATTCAAAATACTCGGTTTTTATAAAGTAAACCGCTTCTAACGCGCTCGTTAGAAAGAAAACGAATACAATTATTCACTTTTGGTTTACTTAAATGAAcgttttctaacacgctcgttagaaatgaACACATAtcttttctaacacgctcgttagaaaatatataaaatgattaCAAATCATCTTAAATAGTTTATCATAGTTAACCCGGTTCTAACCCGCTCGTTAGAAATTAACGATTGCAAATCGTTAAAATAGTTGGTTATAAGATGAACTAATTCTAATACGCCAATTAGAAAATTAGACGATTATTTATTGCCATAAGCCGTTTttggtttatataaaataaacgttTTCTAACCCCGCTTGTTAGAAATAAACAATTGACAAAGTCGTTAAatcgtttctaacacgctcgttagaaaataaACAACTATCAAACTTTTTAAatcgtttctaacacgctcgttagaagtAATCGATTACAAAATTTGTTTcgaagtttataaaaaaatataaaccatttctaatacgctcattagaaataaacaaataaaattcgTTTAAACATATGTGGAAAAAATCCGTTTCTAACGCGCTCGTTAGAAATTTAATAGTTTAGACGAAACCGTTACAAGGTTTATTATCCAAAATAATTGTCTCCAACACGCTCGTCGGTAATTAtttgaaataataatattttctaaCACGCTTGTTAGAAAATCTAATCGTATATTTTCTagcacgctcgttagaaaatgTAATCGGTTTTTAACAAGTTAGTTTTACACAATCATCGTATCTAACACGCTCATTAGATATAAAAGATAATATTAAAACTTATCATTCTATACaattctaacacgctcgttagagatATAAAAAGTTTTAATGTCGTTATTCTTTCAACAacgtttctaacacgctcgttagaaaatatTAAAACTAGTTAGTTTTACaaaataattatatatacttCTAATTTGCAACATGTTTGTGCATTAGTGGGTTGTAACTTCTGCTTTTTGGATGTTTCATGCTAATGTTTGTTGTACATTTAGTTGAGGTTGTTGTATGCTTTGTGGGGCACGTGTTGTTTTCTCTTGCATCCAGCATATCTCTTACCACAACCACAAtgtctcttttcttcttcatgcttcCATTCAACCCCAGCTCCTAATAATCTTCCCACACCCCTGGATGACTCTCTGAATCCTAACTTTACAAATCAAAGCTTCATCCTATTCCATGATTACTCATTCAACATGTCGGAACCGTAGCTCAGATCCCTAATTTCCCCCGAAAAACCTTGAACCCTAAATTTTTGGTCAGGTTTGGTGTTCGATCCTGATAAGCATTTTTCCATGTTCCTTTAGGTCTGTTTGGTTGTTGATTTTAATTTTCTGTTTGTTCAACTAGGTTTGCTGAAGTTCTTGTAAGTGGTTGTGCTTTATGTTTAAGTTGTgttttgtacagtttgtgttgTATAATAGGTTAATTTGATTGTAACTTTTGTCCATTAATATTCACATTTAATCTCAAAGAAGCACACACATGTCTGTAATTAGAGAGTCTGAGAAAGATACAGGGTGGAATCAAGAGGCAGAGTGGCCACAACGGTGGCGTATCGACGGAGCGGTGGTGGAGTCAGCGGAGTTGTGGCGGCGCCCCCTCATTCAGATAGGTGAAATAAGAACCCGAGTAAACCCAGAAGACTCACGGTCCTGAAGTTTTATGTTCAAGGTTATGTTATTGGAATCATCATCGATAATGGAAGTAATATGGTAAGCATTTTCAACTCCTGATGTGTTATTTGAATCAAAACACCAGAATGAGTTTCTCCTGGTGTTGTGTCGATTTGATGATCATGTCTTGAGTGTAGTGTGAATTGCATTTTTTGGGTTTAATTATGAGTTGGGTTTAAGTGCGTTAATAATTTGCATCTCATGAAGTTACTCAATATTTAGTTATCCGTTTACTCAGATTCAATTTTTGCTGTGATGATTGCAGTTGAATGAATTTCTAGGAAATTGAAGAATCATTAATTTACTTTTGATGGTTTCTGTAGTTGTTATTTTGTTCAGTTTGGTCGTTAGTTAGGAGTTTTGATCAACCACAAAATTACAGGTCATTTCTTAGTAGATGCACGATGCGTGGGGTCTTAACATCAGGAGTGGTTGAGAGGTGAATACCAACTCGGGGCTTTTAGCCTATATTAGCTTCTTTGGGCAGTGGGTGACTCAACTCGGGGACGACGACGACGCTCAAAAGCACGACGACCAAAAGAACGATGGCTGCTGTGCACCAGACCACAAGAAGAACAACGGCGACTGTGCACTGGACCACAACGACGAATCAAAGTCCGATCACAAGTCGGAGATTTTAGTCGTTTTACATTCGATATGATGCTTGCTTGGGAAACGCCTAGCCGTGCTGATGAAGAATCTCATACGCTATGCTTTCTTTCAACAATTTTAAACAATATTTGAAGAACTTATACTATTAAAGTGCATAGATTTTACTATTTTTGTCCTTAGGTTTATTCTTGATTAAGTTACATTTACTTTAAATTATTGATTCTATTAGGTTTGCTTCGTAATTATCCATATTGTAAAAAGTTGGTTATTAGATTACATATTGTGACAAGAATTATCGTCGTTAATTAGTAATTTTTGTTCATGGTTAGGCGGTGGATCGAAGGAGTGGTTCAAAGTTCCCGGCAACAACAGTGGCGTGGTTTTTTCACCAGAATCAAGACCTATCCAATATCAAAGGTAGTGCTCGGATGGTTTAGGGTCCGAAACGGTAAGTATTGAATTTTTGTAACTTACATATATgggtttattattttttaaggGACAGCGGAAACTTAAGTTGTAAGGAAACAATACTACTATTATTTGTTTGGTTTTGACCAAACCAAATTTGTCAAAGATTTATTTGCTTTGCTGGAATGAAtagtttttctatgttttatttACTTTTGTACACATGATGGGATTAAAATAATGTATGAATTGTGATTATTTACATGTGGATCTACTTATCTTTAAAGGGGTAGGGTACGTTTAGCCAACCCCGACTATTTATTCTTAATGACTGTATGGTATTTTTATATGCAAATAGTCGAGTACGAGAATTTAATTGTTTTTTACCCGACAGAGAGAATACAAGGAGTTTAAGGTAAGAATTAACGTGTTGGTTGCTAAAGCTATGAAGAAGCCTGAAGTAGGTTGGGTCATGCAAGACGGGACACCATGGCCCGGTAATGACAGTCGAGATCACCCAGAAATAATTCAGGTATATTTGcttttttattttaatgattcGAAAAAAATCGAAGAATCGTTGTTACTTGAGTGCCAAATACATATATAATACACAAAATACCACTATCAGATATTATATAACAATGATTCACCCGAATATTTTTATGTACAAATCATATATGGCAAAACAGGTAGGTCGGGTCAGGCTGGTGATAGGTAGAATGGGTTTGTGTCAGAATCAACCGTTTTAAAAAGTAGTCATTTTGGTctgggtcaaaacgggttttgACCAAAATAGGGACGAGTTAGAATGGGTCCGGCCAGGATGTGTTCGGGTCAGAACGACCCGTTTTAAAAAGTGGTCATTTTGTTCCGGGTTAAAACATGTTTTGACCAAATGGATGTGTTCGGGTCAGAACGGCCTGTTGTGAAACGAGTTCCACTTAATCTCGACTTAACATGCATGTTATGTTCTACTCTGCACAGGCTTATCTAGGAAGTGGAGGTGCACTTGATGTTGAAGGCAAGGAATTACCGAAACTGGTTTACGTTTTGCGTGAAAAACGACCCGGTTATAACCATCACAAGAAAGCAGGAGCCATGAACGCCCTTGTATGTTACACTTTCCAACCCATTGTAGCATAATTAGTCAACTATCAACAAAGTATCCGCGGTTGTGTTTTAATTCAAGTATATTTGTTTGTTTTCTGTATCAGATTCGAGTGTCTGCAGTGCTTACAAATGCACCATTCATACTCAATCTGGATTGTGATCACTATGTCAACAACAATAAAGCTGTAAGAGAAGCTATGTGCTTCTTAGTGGACCCTTTTATGATCTCTAGGGTATTGAAGAACGACTCGAGGGTTACGACAAGTTGGAGAAGTCGTCGTTGATGTCACAAAAGAATTTTGAGAAACGGTTCGGGCAATCTCCTGTTTTTATAACTA is from Helianthus annuus cultivar XRQ/B chromosome 9, HanXRQr2.0-SUNRISE, whole genome shotgun sequence and encodes:
- the LOC110877829 gene encoding cellulose synthase A catalytic subunit 7 [UDP-forming], giving the protein MKKPEVGWVMQDGTPWPGNDSRDHPEIIQAYLGSGGALDVEGKELPKLVYVLREKRPGYNHHKKAGAMNALIRVSAVLTNAPFILNLDCDHYVNNNKAVREAMCFLVDPFMISRVLKNDSRVTTSWRSRR